In one Colletotrichum destructivum chromosome 2, complete sequence genomic region, the following are encoded:
- a CDS encoding Putative large ribosomal subunit protein uL29, with protein MSSGKVKASQLWNKNKDELTKQLGELKTELGQLRIQKITSSGSKLNKIHDIRKSIARVLTVINAKQRAQLRLFYKNKKYAPLDLRAKQTRAIRRRLSEKEAGIVTEKAKKRTVHFPQRKFAVKAA; from the exons ATG TCGTCCGGAAAGGTCAAGGCCAGCCAGCTCTggaacaagaacaaggatGAGTTGACCAAGCAACTCGGAGAGCTCAAGACCGAGCTCGGTCAGCTCCGCATCCAGAAGATCACCTCTTCTGGCAGCAAGCTGAACAAGAT CCACGACATCCGCAAGTCGATCGCCCGCGTCCTGACCGTCATCAACGCCAAGCAACGCGCCCAGCTCCGCCTGTTctacaagaacaagaagtaCGCTCCCCTCGACCTCCGCGCGAAGCAGACCCGTGCCATCCGCCGGAGATTGTCCGAGAAGGAGGCTGGCATCGTCaccgagaaggccaagaagcgcaCCGTTCACTTCCCTCAGCGCAAGTTCGCCGTGAAG GCCGCGTAA
- a CDS encoding Putative golgi SNAP receptor complex, subunit 1: MAAVSSNTGWAQLRQQARSLETQTETLFHTYSQFSTVADIPAKPTEEERTTEAKLQDLLDRRENVISQLSRLLDSEATLTSSALKQNNLALLREKLAEHKRDLVRLRNTIAQARDRAHLLTNVRSDIDEYRANNPEAAEAEYMLAERSRIDNSHNMADSVLSQAYAVQDSFNIQRETLASINRRITMAASQVPGLNSLIGRISAKKRRDGIIMGVFIAFCFLLFWWFM; encoded by the exons ATGGCGGCGGTTTCAAGCAACACGGGCTGGGCCCAGTTACGGCAGCAGGCACGGAGCCTGGAGACACAG ACAGAGACGTTATTCCACACCTATTCTCAGTTTTCGACGGTAGCAGATATTCCAGCGAAGCCCACCGAAGAGGAAAGGACAACAGAGGCGAAGCTGCAAGACCTCCTTGACAGA CGTGAAAATGTCATTTCCCAACTCTCTCGCCTTCTCGACTCAGAAGCCACCctcacctcctccgccctGAAGCAGAAcaacctcgccctcctccgcgagaagctcgccgagcacAAGCGCGACCTCGTGCGCCTGCGGAACACCATTGCCCAGGCCCGCGACCGCGCCCACCTGCTCACCAATGTACGCTCCGATATCGACGAATACCGCGCCAATAACCCTGAGGCTGCGGAGGCCGAGTACATGCTCGCAGAACGCAGCCGCATCGACAACAGCCACAATATGGCCGATAGCGTCCTGTCACAAGCTTACGCCGTCCAGGACAGCTTCAACATTCAGCGCGAGACCCTCGCCAGCATCAATCGCCGTATAACTATGGCCGCCAGTCAAGTCCCAGGTCTCAACAGTCTCATCGGCCGCATCTCTGCTAAGAAGCGCCGGGACGGCATCATCATGGGCGTCTTCATAGCCTTTTGCTTCCTCTTGTTCTGGTGGTTCATGTAG
- a CDS encoding Putative ATPase assembly factor ATP10, with protein sequence MAPIVPLRTMAMSMGSSRRAFPCTVCSWRRHLSTSRPFFADKSPAPAPVPGAAPSEPAKPDLPGSAIHAPRAYGKRVKDFTPQPLPRSIGMAHPPHPEDNSGVDRRSLKQRRDDFVDYDKHLVRRKELKEKMARPYFRDWGNMQFHEGKSFIAPPLPFKADVSLFFPNFVGETLQKSANNPRDTTRTLLGKLSVVAVYSSQWADDQAKTFISPEANPALHELLAKTQNKTQIVQLNIEDNKFKAWIVKLFMGNLRKQIPEHRWGKYFLVPRGITNEISESIGYLNSKVGYIYLVDSLCRIRWAASGPAHPDERDSLVKGMKLVLHEWNKAEKKVALEAAKTKEAASNEKEK encoded by the exons ATGGCTCCAATTGTCCCGTTGCGCACGATGGCGATGTCCATGGGGTCCTCGAGAAGGGCATTCCCCTGCACAGTCTGCTCATGGAGGAGGCATCTCAGCACCTCGCGTCCATTCTTCGCCGACAAgtctccggcgccggcaccggtACCGGGCGCCGCCCCTTCAGAGCCGGCGAAGCCCGACCTCCCCGGATCGGCCATCCACGCGCCACGAGCCTACGGAAAGAGGGTCAAAGACTTTACGCCTCAGCCCCTGCCGCGATCTATCGGCATGGCACACCCGCCGCACCCGGAGGACAACTCGGGGGTCGACAGGAGGTCGCTGAAGCAGCGAAGGGACGACTTTGTGGACTACGACAAGCATCTCGTGCGCCGTAAGGAGCT AAAGGAAAAGATGGCCCGGCCCTACTTCCGTGATTGGGGCAACATGCAGTTCCACGAGGGTAAATCTTTCATCGCACCCCCGCTGCCCTTCAAGGCCGACGTGTCCCTCTTTTTCCCCAACTTCGTCGGCGAAACCCTCCAGAAAAGCGCCAATAACCCGCGCGACACGACGCGCACGCTGCTCGGCAAGCTGTCCGTCGTTGCTGTGTACAGCAGCCAGTGGGCCGACGACCAGGCAAAGACCTTCATCTCGCCTGAGGCGAATCCGGCGCTCCACGAGCTCCTGGCCAAGACCCAGAATAAGACGCAAATTGTGCAGCTCAACATCGAGGACAACAAGTTCAAGGCATGGATCGTCAAGCTCTTTATGGGCAACCTGCGCAAGCAGATCCCGGAGCACCGCTGGGGCAAGTACTTTCTCGTGCCGCGCGGCATCACCAACGAGATCAGCGAGTCCATTGGCTACCTCAATAGCAAGGTCGGCTACATTTACCTCGTCGACAGCCTGTGCAGGATACGGTGGGCCGCCAGTGGTCCCGCCCACCCGGACGAGAGAGACAGCTTGGTCAAGGGCATGAAGCTCGTCCTCCACGAGTGGAACAAGGCTGAGAAGAAGGTGGCACTGGAAGCTGCGAAGACCAAGGAGGCAGCAAGCAATGAGAAGGAGAAGTAG
- a CDS encoding Putative biotin/lipoyl attachment, 2-oxoacid dehydrogenase acyltransferase, catalytic, giving the protein MFLQRAVRTQWHVSKSMARLAVARAAGVYPSRQFHDTRHLRVVKPVLLADIGEGIVECEIIQWFVEPGARVEEFSPLCEVQSDKASVEITSRFSGVVKKLHYDAGDMAKVGRPFVDIDIQGGAKKEDLDALTAPTEPAGERPAQKQQQQGEKQQGEWTQEQARQEPTVTAPMDAGSPEAPRPPKGTHAALATPAVRHLTKTLNVNIADIDGTGRDGRVLKEDVQNFVKRRESGHKSAASPAPSSDGEPTPGPASAVQLETRVPLTNTQQQMFKSMTRSLTIPHFLYADEIDFSSLVQLRTRLNRVLATSPEVGGGETGVAKLSYLPFIIKAVSMALYQFPILNARVDLDPSSSKPSLVMRSQHNIGVAMDTPQGLLVPVIRNVGSLNILSIASEVARLQKAAFAGKLTPADLGGGTITVSNIGNIGGTYLSPVIVDKEVAILGIGRMRAVPAFEGEDSDRVVRKHVCNFSWSADHRVVDGATMARAAEVVRRVVEEPDVMVMHLR; this is encoded by the exons ATGTTCCTGCAACGCGCCGTCCGGACGCAATGGCACGTCTCTAAGAGCATGGCTCGCCTGGCCGTGGCTAGAGCCGCTGGCGTCTACCCCTCCAGGCAATTCCACGACACGCGGCATCTGAGGGTCGTCAAGCCCGTCCTGCTGGCAGACATTGGTGAAG GCATCGTGGAATGCGAAATTATTCAGTGGTtcgtcgagcccggcgcTCGTGTCGAGGAGTTCTCTCCGCTCTGCGAGGTCCAGAGCGACAAGGCCTCGGTGGAGATTACCAGTCGCTTCTCGGGCGTCGTCAAGAAGCTGCACTACGATGCCGGCGACATGGCAAAGGTCGGCAGGCCCTTTGTCGACATCGATATACAGGGCGGAGCCAAGAAGGAGGATCTCGATGCgctgacggcgccgacggagccggcggGGGAGAGGCCTGCGCagaaacagcagcagcagggagAAAAACAACAGGGAGAGTGGACACAAGAGCAGGCGAGACAAGAGCCGACGGTCACCGCGCCTATGGATGCCGGTTCACCGGAAGCTCCGCGGCCACCAAAGGGTACgcatgccgccctcgctACGCCGGCGGTGCGGCACCTCACCAAGACATTGAATGTGAACATCGCGGATATAGATGGCACGGGAAGAGATGGCAGAGTCCTCAAGGAAGACGTCCAAAACTTTGTTAAACGCCGCGAATCAGGGCacaagtcggcggcgtcaccGGCCCCGTCTTCCGACGGGGAACCCACTCCGGGGCCCGCCTCCGCTGTGCAGCTCGAGACCCGCGTCCCACTCACAAATACCCAGCAGCAAATGTTCAAGTCGATGACGCGCTCGCTCACGATCCCGCACTTCCTCTACGCCGACGAGATTGACTTCTCCAGCCTCGTGCAGCTGCGCACCCGCCTCAACCGCGTCCTCGCTACGTCCCCCGAGGTGGGCGGTGGCGAGACCGGCGTCGCGAAGCTCTCCTACCTCCCCTTCATCATCAAGGCCGTCTCCATGGCGCTCTATCAGTTCCCCATCCTCAACGCGCGCGTCGATCTCGATCCTTCATCCTCGAAACCCTCCCTCGTCATGCGTAGCCAGCACAATATTGGCGTCGCCATGGACACCCCGCAGGGCCTCCTGGTACCCGTGATCCGCAACGTCGGGTCGCTCAACATCCTCTCCATCGCCTCCGAGGTGGCGCGGCTGCAGAAGGCCGCCTTTGCGGGCAAGCTGACACCGGCGGACCTCGGTGGTggcaccatcaccgtctCCAACATCGGCAACATCGGTGGGACCTACCTGTCGCCTgtcatcgtcgacaaggaggtcgcaatcctcggcatcggccgCATGCGCGCCGTGCCGGCGTTCGAGGGGGAGGACTCGGACAGGGTGGTTAGGAAGCACGTATGCAACTTCAGCTGGAGCGCGGACCATCGCGTGGTAGACGGCGCAACCATGGCGCGGGCCGCCGAGGTGGTGCGGAGGGTTGTGGAGGAGCCCGACGTCATGGTCATGCACCTCCGATAA
- a CDS encoding Putative P-loop containing nucleoside triphosphate hydrolase, shikimate kinase/gluconokinase, with product MLSYDSPMSVNGQPPNSPASLTNGVQQAVASKTQPRVPGVPTSANNGAHVNGSLPTKYHHIWLVTGPAGCGKTTVAEYLAQSLKLPYIEGDSFHPQANIEKMANGIPLTDADRWDWLVALREESRHQLAAGSDGVVLTCSALKRKYRDVIRVAGYYDRSILIHFIYLSASENVLVQRVTARSAATNHYMGANMVRSQFQTLEPPMADETDVISLDVSRSLEEVQRDALASVRAAMEEEEA from the exons CTAGCCTCACAAATGGCGTGCAACAGGCTGTCGCCTCTAAGACGCAACCCAGAGTACCCGGAGTTCCGACTTCTGCAAACAACGGCGCACATGTCAACGGATCTCTCCCCACCAAGTATCACCACATCTGGCTAGTGACTGGCCCTGCTGGCTGCGGAAAGACGACCGTCGCCGAATACCTTGCCCAGTCTCTGAAGCTTCCCTATATCGAGGGCGACAGT TTTCACCCCCAAGCAAACATTGAGAAGATGGCCAACGGCATCCCCCtgaccgacgccgaccgaTGGGACTGGCTCGTTGCACTGCGCGAAGAGTCGCGCCATCAGCTGGCAGCGGGCTCCGACGGAGTCGTTCTCACCTGCTCAGCCCTGAAGCGCAAGTACAGAGACGTCATCCGCGTCGCCGGATACTACGACCGCTCGATTCTGATCCACTTCATCTACTTGTCGGCCTCAGAAAATGTTCTCGTCCAGCGCGTTACAGCTCGTAGTGCTGCGACCAATCACTATATGGGCGCCAACATGGTCCGCAGCCAGTTCCAAACCCTTGAGCCCCCTATGGCCGACGAGACAGATGTCATCAGCCTAGACGTCAGCCGCTCCCTCGAGGAAGTCCAGCGCGATGCTCTGGCCAGCGTCAGGGCCGCgatggaggaagaggaggcaTGA